The genomic interval GTTCAGATCgacaagagacaaaaaaaattaaggatCGAAGGCACAAAAAGCAGAAACGGACAAAGAAAAAGGTTTAttgaaaagataaataaataaacctgccACCTCAGCTGCAGCCTGACTTAACAATCCCTAGACATGTAATGTTATCGCAACGTCTCGTCAGTAAGAGTTCATACTAGGTCTGAGCTTCAAATATGTTTGTAAGTAATTAGCCTGTTGTGTGTAGCGAGACCTATAATGAAAACCCACGTAAGAGGTAAACGTCTGTCAAGATGCTCGCTCGAATAAGTTCATCGACATGCCGGTTCGTACCTGGCTCTGAGAACGCGTCGCTGATGTCGTCGTCTTTGTCTCCCTCATAATCgtcatcttcttcctcctcttcctcttcattttcCGAAAGCTCGTGCTCGCTGCCAAACCCTTCGTCGTGGTCTTCGTCGTCCAAGTCCACCccctctgcctcctcctcttcctcttcctcctcaccgtcttcctcttcctcctcctcgtcctcgtcTTCCTCCATGTCGGCGGGAGCTTTGCCCGCAAGCCTCGCCCTGGTCAGGAACAGCGAGTAGTTGtgctcctcctctttcttcttctcggCGGCAGCGGTGGCATCGGCACCCAGGGCGCTCACGGTGAGCAAGGTTTCACCGCTGCCAGCCACGAGGAAGTTAAGTTTCGATGGCTTTCCACTCGACACCCCCACGTCTGGAGTGGAGCCACATGGAGACTCGCGTTTACAGAGTTCCACTCTTTTCTCGCAAACCATGGGAATCAGAGAAGATGGAGTGTCAATAGTGGTCGCTTGGGCATTGCTGATCAAAGCAGCACTTGACTCATGCTCTTTGATAAGAGGGGAGCTGGCAGACACGCTGATCTGCTGAGCACAACTCTCTAGGAAGGTCTTGCGTGGTACGCTAATGCGAACCTTGGCTTTGCGTACGTAATCCGTGTTCTCTGGTTGTGGAGATCCAACCCTGCTAGGCCCTTGCATCTGGGCCTTTGCCATAGTCTCAGTGCTTGAGGGCACTGGCCACGTGGCCTTCTGAGAGCCTTCGGCATAATCCGGAAGTGTACTGTGGTTGGAGGAGGTGCCTGTGACAGAAGCGTTGGTTCTACCCATCGTCTTGCCTACCGCTGGTGGAGGAAAAACAGTCTGCTTTTGGCCTGCCACCGAATCTGGAAGGTATAAAGTGTCACACACAGGCTGCGAGTCCTCACTGTTGAGCTGGGCCAAGGTGGGTGTACGGCTTATGACTTCCTCATCCTGGTAAGGGCTGGAGAAATCGTCCAAGCCCAGGAAGTCAACCTCCTTAGTGCCCCAGATGTCACAGCTGGTGAGGCGAGTGTACTTGGTCAAGTCTTCCCAATACGTGTCCCACTGTTCAAAGTTGGAGCTGTAGGCCAGGTCATTGTCTATTAGTTCTGGAAGATTCTCCATGCTTTCAAAATCCTTGCAGTCCTCAACTCCGAACACGTCTCTTCCAGGGCTCTGGCGACAAGTCATATCTCTGTCCTGCGACAGGGATACATTATCAACAAGAAATAACTTTCAAAGTGATTGGAAACTTCTGCAGTcaaagaaatttttttaaaataaataaataaataaataaaaatctcaccAGTTCATAAATGAAGTCTGGGTCCGAGCTGTTGGCTAACAGATCAGTGCTAGTCAGTGCCTGGTCAGCGAAAGTGTAGTTTTGAAAAGCATCCCCAAAGGGAGGATCCATTCCACTGACACTAGGCTGCATGAAAGATAAAAACAGATACTGCTGAATTATCAATTCAAgggtataaataaagttttttttaaaaggttgttATTTGTCtgtaataaatattgaaaatagaTACAGTAGACATCAGCTTGGGATCAACGTTTcaaacataatgataatgagtctttattgatcacatatacattacagcacagtgaaattcttttctttgcatacccaagcgtgtcaggaagttggggtcggagtgcagggtcagccatgatgcagcgcccctggagcagagagggtgaagggccttgctcaagggcccaacagtggcagcctggcagtgctagggcttgaacccccgaccttccgatcagtaacccagagcctggcagtgctggggcgtgaccccccgaccttccaatcagtaaccccagtaacccagagccttaattgccaagccaccactaccccattattatttattgtgatCTGTTGGAAATCTTTAAACTTATAACATATCCGAATACATTTCACGCATTACATAATAAACCTTACCAGAGGCATTGCAGAGAACAGATGCCTGGGTCCTTGGTGGAAACTTTTCTGCCACCTCACGTTCCACAATTCCTTTGTTCTTATGTCAGACTCTGGCAGAAAATCAACGTGACCACCAAGTTGTTCTGTAATAACAAGGCCTTAGCCACAAGTCCGGGTATGGCTGTGTTCTCCCCTCTGTTCTCTGCAggtaaggaaggaaaaaaaataataatcataaataaacagGTAAATGATACATGATCTGTACGTGTGATACACTTCAGCATGAGTGACACTTCTGTAGTACAAAATGTCACTCACAAACCGCAATTCGGTGCACAAACGGTACCTACGGGCAGCTGTCACAAACGGCTGTTTGCTGAATTTAGAACAAGCACTAGCAGCATCGGCTGATAGACCTCTCCGTTCCTCGGTGCGGCACGACACAAACAGCAACAGGAGACAGGAAGAAATGGAATTTCTCCTTCGTGCAAGGTAATGCATGTCTAGCCATGGTCGAAAAAGGTTACCGAGGCCCTCTGAAA from Ictalurus furcatus strain D&B chromosome 18, Billie_1.0, whole genome shotgun sequence carries:
- the crebrf gene encoding CREB3 regulatory factor, with translation MPLPSVSGMDPPFGDAFQNYTFADQALTSTDLLANSSDPDFIYELDRDMTCRQSPGRDVFGVEDCKDFESMENLPELIDNDLAYSSNFEQWDTYWEDLTKYTRLTSCDIWGTKEVDFLGLDDFSSPYQDEEVISRTPTLAQLNSEDSQPVCDTLYLPDSVAGQKQTVFPPPAVGKTMGRTNASVTGTSSNHSTLPDYAEGSQKATWPVPSSTETMAKAQMQGPSRVGSPQPENTDYVRKAKVRISVPRKTFLESCAQQISVSASSPLIKEHESSAALISNAQATTIDTPSSLIPMVCEKRVELCKRESPCGSTPDVGVSSGKPSKLNFLVAGSGETLLTVSALGADATAAAEKKKEEEHNYSLFLTRARLAGKAPADMEEDEDEEEEEEDGEEEEEEEEAEGVDLDDEDHDEGFGSEHELSENEEEEEEEDDDYEGDKDDDISDAFSEPGCDADMVEDVKGLTAGISRKRGKRRYFWEYSEQLTPSKQERMLKPSEWDRDTLPSNMYQKNGLHHGKYTLKKSRRTDVEDLTPNPRKLLQIGNELRKLNKVISDLTPVSELPLTARPRSRKEKNKLASRACRLKKKAQYEANKVKLWGLGTEYDRLLFVINTIKEEIVNRVQDNSNNNGTSMAEKLDKLIEETLVQPPVAGQTSDFVNQILENTGKGDPTGGLVGLRVPTLKV